A stretch of the Cucurbita pepo subsp. pepo cultivar mu-cu-16 chromosome LG16, ASM280686v2, whole genome shotgun sequence genome encodes the following:
- the LOC111777124 gene encoding ABC transporter G family member 5 — translation MKKQEEQEQEQEGCDIEAIAICYKIQTHNPKSPFLNIFSTAKPTIRHRYLLSDVNCQAKSGQILAIVGPSGAGKSTLLQILAGKTTPHGGSLLLNHHPINPSHFNTMSGYVPQNDTLFPLLTVEETLSFTAKLRLTLPSSDLTAKVTSLIDELGLTHVAHSRVGDDKLRGISGGERRRVSIGVEVIHDPKVLILDEPTSGLDSTSAFQIIDMLKTTMAEARRRTIVLSIHQPGFRIVKLFDSILLLSNGSVLHHGSVEQLALNLTLMALHPPLHVNIVEFAIEAIETIKKTPNLQTQTIPQSQFKSPKFTLQQLFQQSKVIDEDTIKNRVKNRVEITPPDFANSRLKETAILMHRFSKNIIRTKELFACRTVQMFISGLVLGSIFYNLKFDLVGAEERVGLFAFILTFLLTTSIEALPIFLQEREILMKETSSRSYRVSSYAIANGLVYIPFLLILAILFSIPLYWLVGLNRNVMAFIHFMVLIWLILYTANSVVVCFSALVPNFIVGNSVISGVMGSFFLFSGYFISNHEIPKYWIFMHYISVFKYPFEGFLINEFSRSGKCLEMMFGECVVRGEDVLKEEGYGEESRWRNVMVMMGFVLIYRFVSYVVLRFRCSQKKSGFV, via the coding sequence atgaagaagcaagaagaacaagaacaagaacaagaaggatGCGACATAGAAGCCATAGCAATATGCTACAAGATCCAAACCCATAACCCCAAATCCCCATTTCTCAACATCTTCTCCACCGCCAAACCCACCATCCGCCACCGCTACCTCCTTTCCGATGTCAATTGCCAAGCCAAATCCGGCCAAATCCTCGCCATCGTCGGCCCTAGCGGCGCCGGAAAATCCACCCTCCTCCAAATCCTCGCCGGCAAAACCACCCCACACGGCGGTTCCCTCCTCCTCAACCACCACCCCATCAACCCCTCCCATTTCAACACAATGTCCGGATACGTCCCTCAAAACGACACCCTCTTCCCTCTCCTCACCGTCGAAGAAACCCTCTCTTTCACCGCCAAGCTCCGCCTCACCCTCCCTTCTTCCGATCTCACCGCCAAAGTAACCTCCCTAATCGACGAACTCGGACTAACCCACGTCGCCCATTCCCGCGTCGGCGACGACAAACTCCGGGGAATCTCCGGCGGCGAAAGACGGCGAGTCTCCATCGGCGTGGAAGTCATCCACGACCCCAAAGTGTTGATTCTCGACGAACCCACTTCCGGACTCGACAGCACTTCCGCTTTTCAAATCATCGATATGCTGAAAACCACCATGGCTGAAGCTCGGCGAAGAACCATTGTTCTTAGCATCCATCAGCCTGGGTTCAGAATCGTGAAGCTTTTCGATTCCATTCTCCTTCTCTCCAATGGCTCTGTTTTGCACCATGGCTCTGTTGAACAGCTCGCTCTGAACCTCACTCTAATGGCTCTCCATCCTCCACTCCATGTCAACATCGTTGAATTCGCCATTGAAGCCATtgaaaccattaaaaaaacccCAAATCTTCAAACCCAAACAATCCCCCAATCCCAATTCAAATCCCCCAAATTCACCCTCCAACAGCTCTTTCAACAATCCAAAGTCATCGACGAGGACACCATCAAGAACAGAGTCAAGAACAGAGTCGAAATAACCCCACCCGATTTCGCCAATTCCAGACTCAAAGAAACCGCCATCCTAATGCACAGATTCTCCAAGAACATCATAAGAACAAAGGAGCTTTTCGCTTGCAGAACAGTTCAAATGTTCATATCCGGCCTCGTTCTGGGTTCAATTTTTTACAATCTCAAATTCGATTTAGTGGGTGCAGAAGAACGCGTGGGGTTATTCGCTTTCATATTAACCTTTCTATTAACAACATCAATCGAAGCCCTCCCAATTTTCTTACAAGAAAGGGAGATTCTAATGAAAGAAACCTCCTCCAGAAGCTACAGAGTATCCTCATACGCCATAGCCAATGGGTTAGTGTATATCCCATTTCTACTAATCCTAGccattttattctcaatacCATTATATTGGCTGGTGGGGTTGAACAGAAACGTAATGGCGTTCATCCATTTCATGGTGCTAATATGGTTGATTCTGTACACGGCGAATTCAGTGGTGGTTTGTTTCAGTGCTTTGGTGCCGAATTTCATAGTGGGGAACTCGGTGATATCAGGGGTTATGGGTTCGTTCTTCCTGTTTTCTGGGTATTTCATATCGAACCATGAGATACCAAAGTATTGGATATTTATGCATTATATATCAGTGTTTAAGTACCCATTTGAAGGGTTTTTGATAAATGAGTTTTCGAGGTCGGGGAAGTGTCTGGAAATGATGTTTGGGGAATGTGTTGTGAGAGGAGAGGATGTGTTGAAGGAAGAAGGGTATGGGGAAGAAAGCAGGTGGAGGAATGTTATGGTGATGATGGGGTTTGTTTTGATTTACAGATTTGTTTCTTATGTTGTTTTGAGATTTCGATGCTCTCAGAAGAAATCTGGTTTTGTTTAG
- the LOC111777154 gene encoding ABC transporter I family member 10 — translation MLLKSSIFNPVPTSPPLLPPLFSGSPSRANLTENIAIEGRNLTFSITTRQGKIVPILRDCSLRIPSGQFWMLLGPNGCGKSTLLKVLAGLLNASTGAVYVKKPKCFVFQNPDYQVVMPTVEADVAFGLGKLNLTNEEVKSRVLEALSSVGMSSYLQRSVQTLSGGQKQRVAIAGALAEACKVLLLDELTTFLDEKDQMGVIKAVRNSLHNSEDVTALWVTHRLEELEYADGAIYMEDGKVIMHGDVESVQSFIKTKQSDYIKRIYYS, via the exons ATGCTATTGAAGAGTTCCATTTTCAATCCCGTTCCGACTTCGCCGCCTCTTCTTCCCCCTCTCTTCTCCGGCTCCCCTTCCAG GGCAAATCTTACTGAAAATATAGCCATTGAGGGCCGTAACCTCACCTTCTCGATCACGACGAGACAGGGCAAAATTGTGCCTATTCTTAGGGATTGCTCACTCCGGATTCCGTCAGGACAGTTTTGGATGCTTCTTGGACCTAATGGCTGTGGAAAATCCACTCTCTTGAAG GTCTTGGCTGGTCTTTTGAATGCATCAACTGGTGCAGTATACGTCAAGAAGCCAAAGTGCTTTGTCTTCCAAAACCCCGATTATCAG GTTGTGATGCCTACTGTGGAAGCTGACGTTGCATTTGGCCTCGGTAAGTTAAATCTGACCAATGAAGAAGTTAAATCAAGGGTTCTGGAAGCTCTGAGCTCGGTTGGCATGTCCAGCTACCTTCAG AGATCCGTTCAAACGCTGAGTGGTGGTCAGAAGCAAAGGGTTGCCATTGCTGGTGCTTTGGCTGAAGCATGTAAAGTGCTTCTATTAGATGAACTGACCACATTCCTCGATGAGAAGGATCAG ATGGGGGTGATCAAAGCAGTTAGGAATTCTTTGCACAATTCTGAAGATGTTACAGCATTATGGGTGACCCATCGCTTAGAAGAACTCGAGTATGCTGATGGTGCTATCTACATGGAAGATGGGAAAGTCATCATGCATGGTGATGTGGAAAGTGTCCAAAGTTTCATCAAAACGAAACAATCAGATTATATCAAGCGTATTTACTATTCGTGA